The genomic DNA CAGAGGGATTCACCGTCGTACATTGATGCTTCTTATGCTGCGCAGGTATTCTTGATTCCTGTCCTAAAGAAGCATTTTTAAGTTGCATCCCACAATCTAAAAGCTTCTCATGCATAAGTGAGAGAAACGCCAATCATGATTGTGCTGAGCAAGACAGCAGCTGCCGGGAAATACTGTagacatattttattttttgactaTGCTGGGGCTACATTGTTATGGCAAGTCATCAAATGTTATTGACCAATCCATAAGCATCCACATGCTATCACGcaatcaaaattttatccAGGTTGCAATCATTGATGCGTTACTCAGTCATTAGAGAGCCAAAGAACATTTTACATATTCAATGaagtaatttcataaattagtTCTGTATTTTTCTGTCAGCTATTcagttatttattatttgaggaATGGACGTTGAATTAAGTATTAAGTGAATGAAACAAACCGAGGGTCACCTAGCATAGCATAGACCATTCCTACTTCTGTTGGGGTAATACGATGTTCCTTTGCTGCATAAGCTTATTGTGGTTCTTTCTTTTGGCAGTTGAGGCTCTTTACCAATGCCATGCCCCCACTTGGACGGCTAAGGGCGCACATAAGTCTACACCGAACCATTTATTTACTACTGCTAGTGCTCTCTCTCATCATTGTTATAGGTGAGACTTGAGAGCTGTGTCATATAACTTTCCCCATTAATGAGTTGCTTGAGTTCTCAGCTCAAGGTCTCTGATGATGCAGTTCAATCCAGAGTGACTGTTGATTGTTATGTGATTAGCTAGTTTTTCCGTGTCATTAAGATTTTGGCAGTGGATGTATCATTATGTTTGTGTAGCCCCCACCCAAAAGAACAGCTTAAATCTTCCGTCTCTTGATTCCGGATTGTATTTATATTTGTAGAAATGGAGCTGATATTTCTGTTGATGTATTCTTCTTGCAGGTTTCCTGTTGTCACGCAGTGTTTGAGAATTGCCCAGTCAGTTTCCACGAGATCCTAAACCATCTCTTGGAGTCTGCCGGGCGATCATATAAATACCAGGTCTGCCTCATGAGCATAATTCCTCTTGGCCGCTCAAAATATTGCCTGCCTCTGCTATTAGCTGTTGGAAGCGCTTTTAAGAGGGAAGACCCATCTGCAAGATCTCTCTTCCACACGGTTCGCATAGTAATGTTTGCAAATATCATTACTTCATTTTTCCCATGGATAATCGTCCACGCTTCAAAATTTGTTTGGGCGGGGCATTGGATTCATCACGTGTAAATCCCGATTCCCGGGGCAGCTCATATGCTATCTATCACTGTATAATAACATGATGAGATTACACATTATTGTACTGGGGCAGCTTAATTGGTTGACAATCAAGAACAGGATCGTGATTTTTCCCTTCTCTCACAGATCGGCAGCAGAGGCAGCAGTTCCTCTACTCCCATCCCATATAGGAAAAGGCAAAGATCTATAACCAAAATTTCTCATAAAGGAAAAAAGCAAAATGACAACCTCTTCATAAAAAGGAATCGATCCCATCAATATCAGCACATGACAGTGGGATCCCTTCAGTAATTAATGATCTGTGCAGTACTATTTCGGGATATTGCAGTTTCTATATACTAAAAAACAGCACTGCTGCAATGCTGGTAAAATCGGATACAGATCCGTCGGTATATCTCCTGTGCAAAGAAGGGTAAGAACACAAGCAAATGGCCTTCTCTTGTAGGGGTACTCCAGTTGTTTTTTCCGCACGGGCTCCTGTTGTTTCTTCTGCACAGGAGGCTCCTTTCTTCCAGCACGGACTGACCGTCAATGAAATTTAAGCCTGCTTAATCTGACCGCTCAATCTCTCGGAACCTCCTCTCCCATTCCTGGGCCTCGTAGTCTTGGTTGAACAAGTCCTTGTCAGTGCTGTAGACAATTCGATCTGGTCCAATCACGGTTCTCTGGGCCATATCCCGAGCGCTCAAGAGCTGAACAGGGAGTACAATCTCGAAATAAGTTCAAATGATGTGGACAAAGATGGAGAAAGCAATGCAGATAAAACTATAATTGCCGTATCCCTAGAAATAGCCATTACTTTAATATTCACGGAAAATAAAGTATCGAGGGCCTACCTTCCGCCTAAGTGAAATATCTGGCAGTTCAAGCGCTTGAGCAAACTGAAGTCTGGCTCGATTTCTCTCTTCAATGTCAGCATTCCTTTTTTGAACAAGGAACCATCGGATCAAGGGGATTGCAAAGAAGGAACCAGCATAGACCTGTATAACCAGTGTCAGGGAAAAAGCGCCTCAACGATTTAAACCTTTATCCGATAATTCAGCActtccaatttttttcattccgTCTTCTACATTCCTTACATGCTCAGTTTGGAGTGATCCCAAGAGGAAGGGTGAACCAAGTTTCATTTGACCCTTTTGTAGCATGAAATATATCAAATGATCAAAGTTTACCGCCGTAAAATCtctcaataaataaaataacttcCTGCTAACATTATCTTCAAAGAGCTAATCGTACCTGAAGTAGGGGAAAGATGTCGACAACAAACTTTATGAATCCACTTGGAATAACAGAGTAATCCCTGTCCATAATCAAGTAAGTTAGAGGAGGTGGGTGAGAGAAAtgggaagagaaaaaaaaaagcgtgTAACCACGTAATTACTTTAACATTGTTCCTAGAATGATAACACCAAACAGATTCAGCCCACCCAGGCCAATTACCATAGCCCTCTCCGATGTGCTGGTTTTACTGCAAAGTGAAAAGTAAACATATTACGGGACAAAATCCCAAATTGTTTATATTTATACCAGATAAAAACGTAGCTTCATGTCAAAAGTGCCACCTGAATtgccatttcttttctttaaagAACTTCTCAACTCCACCAACCCAATCAGCCCATCTTCTTCCTACATATTCTTTCCTTCCACTTAGCTGGGACGAAGCTGTACGCTGTAGTGATGGAAATCGATACAGAATGTTCCCCTACATATCACAGTTGTCACAGGGTTTGGAAACAAATCAGAATGATCCTCCTTTGGAGCCTTCAGAATGGCATTCTCTCATATCGATTATGGTGAGAACTTTCATAGTGTGGACTTCATTCCACAGAGGCAGAAGAAAACATTTGATGTCACAGAACATAAAAAAACTGATCACATATAATGCATTATCTCTATAATTTATCATcttcataaaaatataaactagTTCTGCCAAAATTTCAAGTCATCGAGAGCAGCTTTATAGATACCTCCTCATCAATTTCTGGCTGACCATCGAACCGCAAAAGCACAGGTAGGATGTATGATTCGTCACTCTGCATAAGAGAGGAAGGACAACCACTCAatgaatacaaaaaaattgTGAATCAAAGACATGAGTGGCTATAGACAACGCAAACAATTTAATGGAGTAACCTAGACTCAAGAGGTTTGCAAAGCCTCAAAGATCACACAGAGACACTAACCAATATATCCAATGCTgtctatataatatacatatatatatgtctgcatattaatcacatatatatatatatatatatatataacagttGAAATTTTAATCTAAGCTAAACCTTGAGCTTCTCCTCAAAATTTAAAGCTTCCTAACAAAGATGGAGCATAATAATCATGACCAAAAGATTGCAGGTGGCCTAATGAGGTAATAAAAGCAGgactcaattaattattttatcattaGTTCACCATTAGAACTCAAACTATTAATGCAAATCATAATATTAAGAAAGAGATTGGGAATGCAAAGATAAACTAAGCATACCATATCTTGCTTTTTTTGAATATCAAGATACGGGGCAAGTTCTTCAGCTGCAACAACGCCGCCGTTGGATGCTATGTATTGACCAATCTGCACAgaagtttaaaaaaataaaataaaagagcaAGGTTTTACCACCTAATTATTTGCATACCATGGAAAAAAGAATGCTTACTAGAATCCAGTATTCAAACTATACAGCAACAAGATACTCTAATTGATATGACCCATAACATCTCCTATTTATCAATATACATCAATGCTCAAATATTACCAACTTCCAcctttcttcttcaattcctTGATTTGGATCCCCATCTCCAAATACAAATGAGAAGACCTACAAGCAAAAAAGAAGTCATGAGCTGAAATTGTTTACTTCTTCTGCATT from Punica granatum isolate Tunisia-2019 chromosome 2, ASM765513v2, whole genome shotgun sequence includes the following:
- the LOC116198133 gene encoding uncharacterized protein At5g03900, chloroplastic isoform X1 is translated as MVSMASISTCFTLPSISRSISSSVSLRTPGRFPRVAQAANFPRGPWRLARGRQSVLLPAPRASIDVIRPGGAVESDRLPSDVRKRAMEAVDSCGGRVTIGDVASKAGLKLDEAQRALQALAADTNGFLEVSDEGDVLYVFPKDYRAKLAAKSFRLKIEPWFDKAKGVAEYLVRVSFGTALIASIVLVYTTIIAIISSRSEEDNRGRRGGRSYGSGFTLYFTPTDLFWYWDPYYYKRRRIQADGDRMNFIESVFSFVFGDGDPNQGIEEERWKLIGQYIASNGGVVAAEELAPYLDIQKKQDMSDESYILPVLLRFDGQPEIDEEGNILYRFPSLQRTASSQLSGRKEYVGRRWADWVGGVEKFFKEKKWQFSKTSTSERAMVIGLGGLNLFGVIILGTMLKDYSVIPSGFIKFVVDIFPLLQVYAGSFFAIPLIRWFLVQKRNADIEERNRARLQFAQALELPDISLRRKLLSARDMAQRTVIGPDRIVYSTDKDLFNQDYEAQEWERRFREIERSD
- the LOC116198133 gene encoding uncharacterized protein At5g03900, chloroplastic isoform X2, whose amino-acid sequence is MWRARLDLSWMKLRGRFRRLPPTPMASWRSPQQVSDEGDVLYVFPKDYRAKLAAKSFRLKIEPWFDKAKGVAEYLVRVSFGTALIASIVLVYTTIIAIISSRSEEDNRGRRGGRSYGSGFTLYFTPTDLFWYWDPYYYKRRRIQADGDRMNFIESVFSFVFGDGDPNQGIEEERWKLIGQYIASNGGVVAAEELAPYLDIQKKQDMSDESYILPVLLRFDGQPEIDEEGNILYRFPSLQRTASSQLSGRKEYVGRRWADWVGGVEKFFKEKKWQFSKTSTSERAMVIGLGGLNLFGVIILGTMLKDYSVIPSGFIKFVVDIFPLLQVYAGSFFAIPLIRWFLVQKRNADIEERNRARLQFAQALELPDISLRRKLLSARDMAQRTVIGPDRIVYSTDKDLFNQDYEAQEWERRFREIERSD